The following is a genomic window from Arthrobacter sp. NicSoilB4.
GGTATCGGTCTTGGTTCGTTCAACGACATCAACGAAGGTGACATCATCGAGACCTTCGAGATGCGCGAAAAGCCGCGCGTCTAAGGTGTTGCTTCACGGGTGGGGCCGTCGGAATTGTCCGGCGGCCCCCCCAAGGTGCGGGGCCGTTGGATTTTTTCCGGCGGCCCCGCCCCTTCGCCGGACGGTTTTCGATCTTCGATCGCAAACCGCCCGGCTCCGACAGGCCCGATGCCACTCCCTGGCCGCCGGAAAAAACCCAACGGGTCCGTCGTTGACTCGCCGTAGTGCGTGGCAGAAAACTGAAACGAGCGACCCCGCCTCACAGGCGCCGTCGTACATCCAAATTTTTAGGAGTGGAAATGGCTGATCCCGCACGGGCTGCCAAGTTGGCGCAGCGGATTAAGGTTGTTGTTGCTGAGGCGCTGGGCCGGAGGGTTAAGGATCCGCGGCTTGAGGGCGTCACTGTTACCGATGCGCGTGTGACCAACGATCTTCAGCACGCCACGGTCTACTACACGGTGTTTGGTGACCAGTTGGTCCAGGCCGAGGCCGCCAAGGGGCTTGAGAAAGCCAAGGGTGTGCTGCGTCAGGAAGTCGGGCGGAACATCACCGTGCGGCTGACTCCGACCCTGGAGTTCGTGGCGGACCAGATCCCGGTCAACGCCTCGAACCTCGAGGAACTGCTCCGCGCCGCGAAGAAGCGCGACGCCGAGGTGGCCGCACTCGCCGCCAGCGCCAAGCATGCCGGCGACGCCGACCCGTACAAGAGCGACACTCCGCAGGACGTGGAGCTCGACGAGGACGACTTCGATGAAGAGGACCTGGACCTCATCGATGAAGACGACGTCGACGAGGACAGCAACAAGTAGTCCAGCAGTATCGAAGGATTCTGCGACCAGGAAATGGCCGGCCCCCGTTGGGGGGACCGGCCATTTCTGTCTGACGGCTGGACGGATGCGTCAGTGGCCGTTGAGCTCCACGTACATGACCTGGCCGTCGGGCGGTCCGCCGGGTCCGGGCAGTGCGTTGACCGTGGCGTAGAGCGTGTGGCCGCGGAGGTCCACGTCGGCCGCGAAGCCGGAGGCGAGCACCACTGTCTGTTCGCCCGAATCCGGGTCGACCTTGAGAACCCCGTCGCCGAAAAGCGAGGCAACATACAGGTCGCCGTTGTCGTCCAGGGCGAGTCCCGTGGGCGACATGATGTCCTCGGCCACGAGTTCAACCTCGTCCCCGTCCGGGCTCACCTTGAAGATCGCCCCACGGGCGCCGAGGGCCGGATCCTCAGGCCCGCCCGGGAGCAATGTGACGTAGAGCCAGCCGTCAGAGCCGACGGCGACATCGGTCGGGACGGGCTCGAAGTCGTACGTCGTTCCCACGACGCAGTCCGGCAGGCCGTTGGAAGCGGCAGCTTCCGGGGTGATCTTGTAGGGCCGCGGCGGAAGCACCGCGACGGTCCTGGTCTTTCCGCTCCCGGTGTCAACGGACACCACGCTGTTCGCCCCGGCATCCGCGACGTAGAGAGTCTCCTCGGTGAGGGCGATGCCGTACGGGTGCGAATCAATTTCACCGTTGTAGGTCTCGGGCATATTGGCGGGCAGCTGCGCCGCGCAACCTTCAGGCAGGTCCCGGAACCCGTAGACGATTGTCCCGTCGGCGTTGTCCTCTGTCTCCAAAGCGGCAAAGTCGCCCAGGGTCCGTTGGCTGCCTTCTTCGTCGATGATGCGGACGTGGCCGGCCAGCTCGGCGGGGTCCGGTCCGGCGCCCTGGCTCTCCAGGAAATACGTCGTCCCGTCCCGCTGGGCGTTGCCCGCAACGCTCCAGTCAGGTGTTTCGTAGAGGACTTCGTGGTTCCCCGCGGAGTCGACCCGGGTCAGCCGGCCTGCGAAGGACTCGCTCACAGTGACGGAGCCGTGGCGCCCGGCGCTCAGATGCAGCGGACCCACGAGCTTGCCGGTGAGCACAACGGGTTCCTTTTCGCCGGCGTTACCGCCAGCCACCTTGCCGGGCGCCGCGCCGGCGGCCGTCCCGGTGGTGAAAAGCACAGCTGCCGTGGCGGCCGTGGCTAGCAAGGACAATCTCTTTCTCATGGTTGGCTCCCGTGCAGAGTGATGAAATATCCACATCGTTGAGACCAATGAGACCGGTGTCATGGCGGCCGGAGATTTCACGGCGGCCTCCATAGCGGATACTAGGCCGTCGGAGCAGCAAAGTCGATGCTTCGCGGCAAACACTGAACCTCCGCAGCGGGCGGCGTTGCTGGCTATGATCGGAGCATGCTCACGCCACCGTCAGCTCGGGACATCAGCCGCTTCCTGGATCAGGCGATCCGGCTCGCCGCCGGGAGTGTGGCTGCGGGCGGCGGGCCGTTCGGGGCGCTGGTGGTCACCGCCGACGGGCGGGTCCATGAGGGCGTCAACCGGGTCACGCGGGACAACGATCCCACGGCGCACGCCGAAGTGGTGGCCATCCGGACGGCCGCCGCTGCCTCCGCCAACTTCGATCTCAGCGGCGCAGTGCTCTATGCCAGCTGTGAACCGTGCCCGCTGTGCCTCGCCGCTGCCCTCTGGGCCCGTGTGGGCAGCGTCCATTTCGCCGCGGACCGCCACGCGGCCGCTGCCGCCGGCTTTGACGACGCGCTCTTCTACGAGTATTTCGGCGGGACCCGGCCCGAACTCATGCCGGTGCTCCAAACAGCTGTCCCGGCGTCGGACGTTCCGTTCCAGGCGTGGCGCGACAACCCGGACCGCACCGAGTACTGAGGCGGCGTCGGGGGCGGTCCGGGGGACTTTGGACTCTATGCCCGCTCCGCGCCGGGGCGTCCCATGGAACCATGACTGCGGGGACTCGGGAAGGCGGCGGGCCGTGGGCTCCAGCCTGGTGAAGTGCCCCCATTGCGGGAAGACCAACCGGATTCCCGCGGCGGCAGCCGGCCACCCGCGCTGCGGCAACTGCCGCAACGACCTGCCCTGGATCGTCGAGGCAGGCGACGCCGACTTTGCCGTCGTTGCCGAGCAGTCCTCGACGCCGGCCCTGATCGACTTCTGGGCGGCCTGGTGCGGGCCGTGCCGCATGGTCAGCCCCGTTCTCGACAAGCTCGCCCAGGAGCGCGCCGGCCGGGTCAAGCTTGTCAAGGTCGACGTCGACAAGTCACCGTCGCTCTCACAGCGCTTCGACATCCAGGCCATTCCGACCATGCTGCTGATCAGGGACGGCAAAGTTGTGGCCCGCCAGACGGGTGCTCCGCCGGCGGCAGCCCTGCGCCAATGGCTCGACGGCGCGCTGGCGCCGGGCCGCCCGTGACCGTCCCAACGGCGAGATGGAGGAAGCAATGACGGAAATACTGCGCTACGAAGTGGGTTCCGGGACCGTGCTGGTCGAGGCTGCGGACAACAGCTTCGGCGTCGAACGGCCCGCACGGAACGAACAGGGGATCACGGACGCCGGGCGGCGGCTTGAAGATGCCCTCTCCGCCATCCGGCCGGCCGCGCACGCGGCGGCGGAAGTCCTGAAGGAAGTCGGCGCGGAGCGCCTGGAACTTCAGTTCGGCGTGAAGTTGGCCGGTGAGGCGGGGGCGATCATCGCGCAGAACTGCTCCGAGGGCCACTTCGTCGTGACGATGTCGTTCTCGCACGCGCCCGCGGCGGCACACGTGGCGCATGTGGCGCCGGAGGAAGAAATCATGCTGTGAGCAATGCCCGCCGCGCCGACTGGGCGGCTGCACCGCCTGGGCGGGAACCCGGACTGGGCGGCCGCGCGGAACGCCGGGTGGCCGTGCCGTCAGCGGCTCTTGCTTCGCGCTCCCCGGGCGCCCAGGCCACCCAGGAAGGGCGAGCCCACCCCCAGCAGGAAGCCGAAGTCATACCAGTTTCCCGCGCGGGCCGAGTTGTAGAACG
Proteins encoded in this region:
- the rbfA gene encoding 30S ribosome-binding factor RbfA — encoded protein: MADPARAAKLAQRIKVVVAEALGRRVKDPRLEGVTVTDARVTNDLQHATVYYTVFGDQLVQAEAAKGLEKAKGVLRQEVGRNITVRLTPTLEFVADQIPVNASNLEELLRAAKKRDAEVAALAASAKHAGDADPYKSDTPQDVELDEDDFDEEDLDLIDEDDVDEDSNK
- a CDS encoding ScyD/ScyE family protein, with translation MRKRLSLLATAATAAVLFTTGTAAGAAPGKVAGGNAGEKEPVVLTGKLVGPLHLSAGRHGSVTVSESFAGRLTRVDSAGNHEVLYETPDWSVAGNAQRDGTTYFLESQGAGPDPAELAGHVRIIDEEGSQRTLGDFAALETEDNADGTIVYGFRDLPEGCAAQLPANMPETYNGEIDSHPYGIALTEETLYVADAGANSVVSVDTGSGKTRTVAVLPPRPYKITPEAAASNGLPDCVVGTTYDFEPVPTDVAVGSDGWLYVTLLPGGPEDPALGARGAIFKVSPDGDEVELVAEDIMSPTGLALDDNGDLYVASLFGDGVLKVDPDSGEQTVVLASGFAADVDLRGHTLYATVNALPGPGGPPDGQVMYVELNGH
- a CDS encoding nucleoside deaminase gives rise to the protein MLTPPSARDISRFLDQAIRLAAGSVAAGGGPFGALVVTADGRVHEGVNRVTRDNDPTAHAEVVAIRTAAAASANFDLSGAVLYASCEPCPLCLAAALWARVGSVHFAADRHAAAAAGFDDALFYEYFGGTRPELMPVLQTAVPASDVPFQAWRDNPDRTEY
- the trxA gene encoding thioredoxin, which codes for MGSSLVKCPHCGKTNRIPAAAAGHPRCGNCRNDLPWIVEAGDADFAVVAEQSSTPALIDFWAAWCGPCRMVSPVLDKLAQERAGRVKLVKVDVDKSPSLSQRFDIQAIPTMLLIRDGKVVARQTGAPPAAALRQWLDGALAPGRP
- a CDS encoding CU044_2847 family protein produces the protein MTEILRYEVGSGTVLVEAADNSFGVERPARNEQGITDAGRRLEDALSAIRPAAHAAAEVLKEVGAERLELQFGVKLAGEAGAIIAQNCSEGHFVVTMSFSHAPAAAHVAHVAPEEEIML